The following coding sequences are from one Halomonas sp. HAL1 window:
- the rne gene encoding ribonuclease E, producing MKRMLINATQPEELRVALVDGQRLYDLDIESGAREQKKANIYRGKITRVEPSLEAAFVDYGADRHGFLPLKEISKEYFVKDVSGRPSIKEVLKEGQEVIVQVDKEERGNKGAALTTFVSLAGRFLVLMPNNPRAGGISRRIEGDERSQLKDAMGQLTVPDKMGLIVRTAGIGRNPEELQWDLDYLVQVWESITTEAAKRPAPFLIYRESNVIIRAMRDYLRQDIGEVLIDSPEIHAEALSFIRQVMPSYQQKIKLYADEVPLFSRFQIESQIETAYQREVKLPSGGSIVIDHTEALVSIDINSARATRGSDIEETALQTNSEAADEIARQLRLRDIGGLVVIDFIDMGPARNQREVENRMRDALKLDRARVQIGRISRFGLMEMSRQRLRPSLGETSGVVCPRCNGQGTIRDVRSLSLSIMRLIEEEAMKENSAQIRAILPVPVATYLLNEKRSVLADLESRQNVRVVLLPNPDMDTPHYDVQRLRDDHLDEDDTQSLSSFELSTDTEVGKEPTPSFVPPAQRAEAAVKSVTHNAPAPASLQTEEKAPAAAPAAKVVPATSEQPSVIGRFIRGFAKLLGSDESNTEATPEPKTETPAPRKPSERKTNQRSSESRQKPSRNERGDNTSRNESRSDNSTRPEPKTEQKAEQKSEQPTTAPRPAGDDNSDKRSGPSRTRNRRRHPQQDDATEESANKAPRKESQSDSSGKDSSGKDSSKKSNNGKSAAPKEPRREAGQDSQPDETAKQPEAKQDDGKPKRTRNNPRNRTRTQAINPQAEAEQLKLQAEVVNEAPETAEPADEAPVAPTTETSDAKEVEAPAKEKPASEATAAETPNADVAASADEAAQPASETAEQEAAAKPSEPVTSEEPTPAAASETTEPHPEESKTTSAPPEVNSETTEANSEPAETEQTADNQPSASELVAPEAIEPPAANAVDPAATIEEAAAEPLSSADTDQSSEQRQPEATTNAQETRQETVTPSVSESASERDDATSSVEEPSSSEQMQAEEKQGQEEKSVEQNSGDLETAEAEPQPAQPVASEAPVEDVATEETPKPRRRRTRAHNDPREKRKQAQQDTHSE from the coding sequence ATGAAACGGATGCTTATTAATGCGACACAGCCCGAAGAGCTGCGCGTCGCTTTAGTTGATGGACAACGCCTGTACGATTTAGACATCGAATCCGGCGCTCGAGAACAGAAAAAAGCCAATATCTATCGTGGTAAAATCACCCGCGTAGAGCCCTCACTTGAAGCTGCCTTTGTCGATTACGGCGCTGACCGCCACGGCTTTTTGCCGCTCAAAGAGATCTCTAAAGAGTACTTTGTAAAAGACGTTTCCGGACGTCCCAGCATTAAAGAAGTACTCAAAGAGGGCCAAGAAGTCATCGTTCAGGTTGACAAGGAAGAGCGTGGCAATAAAGGCGCCGCACTTACCACCTTTGTCAGCCTGGCTGGCCGCTTTTTGGTGTTGATGCCCAACAACCCGCGTGCGGGTGGCATTTCTCGCCGTATCGAAGGCGATGAGCGTAGTCAGCTCAAAGATGCCATGGGTCAATTGACCGTGCCGGACAAAATGGGCCTGATTGTGCGCACTGCGGGCATTGGCCGTAACCCGGAAGAACTGCAGTGGGACTTGGATTATCTGGTCCAGGTGTGGGAATCGATTACCACTGAAGCCGCCAAGCGCCCTGCCCCATTCCTAATCTACCGTGAATCCAACGTCATCATTCGCGCTATGCGTGACTATTTGCGCCAGGACATCGGCGAAGTATTGATCGACAGCCCCGAGATTCACGCCGAAGCACTGAGCTTTATTCGCCAGGTCATGCCCTCGTATCAGCAGAAGATTAAACTTTATGCTGATGAAGTACCGCTGTTCTCGCGCTTTCAGATCGAATCGCAAATCGAAACGGCCTACCAGCGCGAAGTAAAGCTTCCTTCCGGTGGCTCGATTGTGATCGATCACACTGAGGCACTGGTCTCCATCGATATCAACTCGGCCCGCGCCACCCGCGGCAGCGATATCGAAGAAACCGCCCTACAGACCAACTCTGAAGCCGCCGACGAGATCGCCCGCCAGCTACGCTTGCGCGACATCGGCGGGTTAGTTGTCATCGACTTTATCGACATGGGGCCTGCGCGCAACCAGCGTGAAGTTGAAAACCGCATGCGCGATGCGCTTAAGCTAGACCGCGCGCGGGTGCAGATTGGTCGCATCTCACGCTTTGGCCTAATGGAAATGTCCCGTCAGCGCCTGCGTCCTTCGCTGGGTGAAACCAGCGGCGTGGTTTGCCCGCGCTGTAATGGCCAAGGCACCATTCGCGATGTGCGTTCGCTGTCGCTGTCGATCATGCGCCTGATTGAAGAAGAGGCCATGAAAGAGAACAGCGCGCAGATTCGCGCTATTCTGCCGGTACCCGTCGCTACGTATCTGCTCAATGAAAAACGCAGTGTGCTGGCCGATTTAGAGTCCCGCCAAAATGTTCGCGTTGTGCTGCTACCCAATCCTGATATGGATACGCCCCACTACGACGTTCAGCGCCTGCGCGATGATCATTTAGACGAGGATGACACTCAAAGCCTTTCGAGCTTTGAGCTCTCCACGGATACCGAAGTAGGCAAAGAGCCAACACCCAGCTTCGTACCGCCCGCTCAACGCGCCGAAGCAGCAGTGAAAAGCGTTACGCATAACGCCCCTGCGCCGGCATCGCTGCAAACCGAAGAGAAAGCGCCTGCTGCTGCCCCGGCGGCGAAAGTAGTACCGGCGACCAGCGAGCAACCCAGCGTCATTGGCCGCTTTATCCGTGGTTTCGCCAAGTTGCTAGGCAGCGACGAAAGTAATACTGAAGCTACGCCAGAGCCCAAGACTGAAACCCCGGCACCGCGCAAGCCAAGCGAGCGTAAAACCAATCAGCGCAGCAGTGAGTCGCGGCAGAAACCCTCACGCAATGAGCGCGGCGACAACACTAGCCGTAACGAGTCGCGCAGCGATAACAGCACCCGGCCTGAGCCAAAAACTGAACAAAAAGCCGAGCAAAAAAGCGAGCAACCCACCACTGCTCCGCGTCCTGCCGGTGACGATAACAGCGACAAGCGCAGCGGTCCCAGCCGCACTCGCAATCGTCGTCGCCATCCCCAGCAAGACGATGCCACCGAAGAGTCGGCCAACAAAGCGCCTCGTAAAGAGAGCCAGTCGGATAGTTCCGGCAAAGATAGTTCTGGCAAAGATAGCTCTAAAAAGAGCAACAACGGCAAAAGCGCAGCGCCGAAAGAGCCACGTCGCGAAGCTGGCCAAGACAGCCAACCCGATGAAACTGCCAAACAGCCAGAAGCCAAGCAGGATGACGGCAAGCCGAAGCGTACGCGTAACAACCCGCGTAACCGCACACGCACACAGGCAATTAACCCACAGGCAGAAGCCGAGCAGTTAAAGCTGCAGGCAGAAGTGGTAAATGAAGCGCCAGAAACCGCTGAACCAGCGGATGAAGCGCCTGTTGCGCCGACAACCGAAACGTCAGACGCGAAGGAAGTAGAGGCACCTGCTAAAGAAAAACCGGCTTCAGAAGCAACGGCAGCCGAGACACCGAATGCTGACGTCGCCGCCTCTGCTGATGAAGCTGCTCAACCTGCTTCTGAGACCGCTGAGCAGGAAGCCGCTGCCAAGCCGAGTGAACCCGTCACCAGCGAAGAGCCGACACCTGCTGCCGCTTCTGAAACGACGGAACCTCACCCTGAAGAAAGTAAGACTACGTCAGCGCCACCTGAGGTGAACTCAGAAACAACCGAAGCTAACTCGGAGCCTGCTGAAACTGAGCAAACTGCTGATAACCAGCCAAGTGCTAGCGAATTGGTAGCGCCTGAAGCTATCGAACCGCCTGCGGCCAACGCGGTCGATCCGGCGGCCACTATTGAAGAAGCTGCCGCTGAGCCTCTCAGTAGCGCTGACACGGATCAAAGCAGCGAACAGCGCCAGCCTGAAGCGACAACTAACGCCCAGGAAACTCGCCAGGAAACAGTAACACCAAGCGTTTCTGAGAGCGCTTCTGAGCGTGACGACGCGACCTCTTCAGTTGAAGAGCCATCCAGCAGCGAGCAAATGCAAGCTGAGGAAAAGCAAGGCCAGGAAGAGAAGAGCGTCGAACAGAATAGCGGCGATCTAGAGACAGCTGAAGCAGAGCCTCAGCCTGCTCAGCCGGTGGCTAGCGAAGCACCCGTTGAAGACGTAGCAACTGAAGAAACGCCTAAACCACGTCGCCGTCGCACACGGGCTCACAACGATCCGCGTGAAAAGCGTAAACAGGCGCAACAGGACACCCACTCCGAGTAA
- a CDS encoding RluA family pseudouridine synthase, with product MSEGREVQWVDIAPEQAGQRIDNFLMTRLKGAPRALIYRIVRKGEVRVNKKRVKVDYRLQAGDLVRVPPLRLAPREAVKEVSDNLRDLLVGSVIMEGPDWMVLNKPSGLAVHGGSGVKIGLIEALRQVRDDLSFLELVHRLDRDTSGCLLLAKSRDALVTLNESLKKHGMDKRYLALVSGRWPARKTYESARLDRFDAGNGERRVRVDPNGKVSRTHFSVVETFEKVTLIEAEPVTGRTHQIRVHAAHAGHALLGDDKYATRESGYLTKQLGLGRLFLHARALTFPEPTNGRPVTVKAPLPEALEEALKRARQ from the coding sequence ATGTCCGAAGGGCGTGAAGTACAGTGGGTGGATATTGCCCCAGAGCAGGCTGGGCAGCGAATTGATAATTTTCTCATGACGCGGCTCAAAGGAGCGCCACGGGCGCTTATCTATCGCATCGTGCGTAAAGGCGAAGTGCGCGTTAATAAAAAGCGCGTAAAGGTGGATTACCGTTTGCAAGCAGGCGATTTAGTTCGCGTTCCGCCGCTGCGCTTGGCGCCCCGTGAGGCGGTCAAGGAAGTGAGCGATAATTTACGCGACCTGTTAGTGGGCAGCGTTATCATGGAAGGCCCTGATTGGATGGTGCTCAACAAGCCTTCAGGCTTGGCGGTACATGGTGGTAGCGGGGTTAAGATTGGCTTAATTGAAGCGCTACGTCAGGTGCGCGATGATTTGAGCTTCCTGGAGTTGGTTCACCGTTTAGATCGCGATACATCAGGCTGTTTGCTGCTCGCTAAATCCCGTGATGCGTTGGTGACGCTTAATGAGTCACTGAAAAAACACGGCATGGACAAGCGCTATCTAGCCTTGGTGAGCGGGCGCTGGCCAGCGCGTAAAACCTACGAAAGCGCGCGTTTGGATCGCTTTGATGCGGGCAATGGCGAGCGTCGGGTAAGGGTTGATCCCAATGGTAAAGTGTCGCGTACTCATTTCTCGGTGGTCGAGACGTTCGAAAAAGTCACCTTGATCGAAGCCGAGCCAGTGACAGGGCGCACCCACCAGATTCGTGTGCACGCTGCTCATGCAGGCCATGCACTGCTGGGCGACGATAAATACGCCACCCGTGAAAGCGGTTACCTTACCAAGCAATTAGGGCTGGGGCGCTTGTTTCTGCATGCGCGTGCGCTTACCTTTCCCGAGCCTACCAATGGTCGACCGGTGACCGTCAAAGCGCCACTGCCAGAGGCGCTGGAAGAAGCGCTTAAGCGTGCTCGCCAATAA
- a CDS encoding HAD family hydrolase — MQYELIIFDWDGTLMDSVPRIVSCMQAAALEAEWGELSAEEVEDIIGLGLPEAIAQLCPGILPAQAERLRERYSHHFVTADATPMLFFAGVEAQIARLRGREQQRLAVATGKSRRGLDRIFAETDSGAWFHASRTADETRSKPHPQMLTELLTELEVPVERAVMVGDTEYDLEMARAIGMDRIGVTYGVHTPERLALSRPKWIAHSIDELFDRLYSE; from the coding sequence ATGCAGTACGAGCTGATTATATTTGATTGGGATGGCACCTTGATGGACTCGGTGCCGCGGATAGTGTCGTGCATGCAGGCGGCTGCGCTGGAGGCCGAGTGGGGAGAACTCTCGGCGGAGGAGGTGGAAGATATTATTGGGTTAGGGCTGCCTGAGGCCATTGCCCAGCTTTGCCCAGGTATTTTACCAGCTCAGGCCGAACGCCTACGTGAGCGTTATTCGCACCATTTTGTGACGGCGGATGCGACGCCGATGCTGTTTTTTGCCGGGGTTGAGGCGCAGATCGCCCGTTTGCGCGGTCGTGAGCAGCAGCGGCTAGCGGTAGCGACCGGCAAAAGTCGCCGTGGCCTCGACCGCATTTTTGCTGAGACCGACAGCGGTGCCTGGTTTCACGCCAGCCGCACGGCGGATGAAACCCGCTCGAAGCCACATCCTCAAATGCTTACGGAGCTGTTGACTGAGCTTGAAGTGCCCGTCGAGCGAGCGGTGATGGTCGGCGATACAGAATACGACTTGGAAATGGCGCGAGCGATTGGCATGGATCGAATAGGCGTGACTTACGGTGTGCATACGCCAGAGCGTTTGGCACTGAGTCGCCCCAAGTGGATTGCCCATAGCATCGATGAGCTTTTTGATCGGTTGTACAGTGAGTAG
- the sppA gene encoding signal peptide peptidase SppA, whose translation MSDDPTRPGGTNDGRDGPTNDDRNEVREDRWTQGSEVPPSKGAKPMSGAPDDDAETLRERQRLAQLEMMDHWIGGVLTEQRRTRRWKLFFRLMMLTIVLVTLFTILYSLFWDSPSATAPTQRHLGIVEVSGVIASDSPANAERIIEGLNNAWEAEGASAVVLHINSPGGSPVQSQRIYAEIMRLREQGDKPIIAVIEDIGASGAYYIAAAADEIIASPVSLVGSIGVIYAGFGFEEAIARIGVERRVLTAGENKAFLDPFQPLDEEAEQFWHGVLSQTHRQFIDDVRAGRGERLSDSPDIFSGLVWSGEQSVDLGLVDQLGSLEQVARDRVGGTHWVDYTPSLDPFERLTRRFTQVVAEVLGVSAPATPLRF comes from the coding sequence ATGAGCGACGACCCAACCCGCCCCGGTGGCACAAACGACGGACGTGACGGCCCGACCAATGATGATCGCAATGAGGTGAGGGAGGATCGTTGGACACAGGGATCAGAGGTGCCTCCTAGTAAGGGCGCTAAGCCGATGTCGGGTGCGCCAGACGATGATGCCGAAACCCTGCGCGAACGCCAACGGCTGGCGCAGCTGGAAATGATGGATCACTGGATAGGCGGCGTGTTAACGGAACAGCGACGCACTCGCCGCTGGAAGCTGTTTTTCCGCCTGATGATGCTCACTATTGTGTTGGTGACGCTATTTACCATCCTTTATAGTCTGTTTTGGGATTCGCCTAGTGCTACCGCGCCCACACAGCGACACTTAGGGATTGTGGAGGTCAGCGGGGTAATTGCCAGCGATTCGCCTGCCAATGCCGAGCGCATCATTGAGGGGCTGAATAACGCCTGGGAGGCGGAAGGCGCTTCCGCTGTGGTACTGCACATTAATAGCCCAGGTGGTAGCCCGGTGCAGTCTCAGCGTATCTATGCAGAAATTATGCGTCTACGCGAGCAGGGCGATAAGCCGATTATCGCAGTGATCGAAGATATCGGTGCCAGCGGCGCTTATTATATTGCGGCGGCGGCGGATGAGATCATTGCCTCGCCGGTGAGCCTGGTGGGCTCTATTGGTGTTATTTACGCGGGCTTTGGTTTTGAAGAGGCAATAGCGCGTATTGGTGTGGAGCGCCGCGTGCTGACTGCTGGTGAAAATAAAGCCTTTCTTGACCCGTTTCAGCCGCTGGATGAAGAGGCGGAGCAGTTTTGGCATGGAGTGCTCAGCCAAACTCACCGTCAGTTTATTGATGATGTGCGTGCGGGAAGAGGTGAAAGGCTTAGCGACAGCCCCGATATATTTTCAGGCCTAGTCTGGAGTGGTGAGCAGAGCGTTGATCTAGGCTTGGTTGACCAATTAGGCAGCCTTGAGCAAGTGGCGCGTGACCGAGTGGGAGGCACCCATTGGGTCGATTATACGCCGAGTCTTGATCCATTTGAGCGCCTGACGCGCCGCTTTACCCAGGTCGTCGCCGAGGTGTTGGGCGTCAGTGCGCCCGCTACCCCGCTGCGCTTCTAA
- a CDS encoding nucleoside triphosphate pyrophosphatase has translation MTEPSSSQASTTELVLASSSRWRRELLDRLQLPYQCYSPDIDETPHSGETPHALVHRLALSKANAVAHHFPHHCIIGSDQVAVFEGDILGKPHTEAKARANLSRFSGQRVTFLTGLALLDTRHQRHQVHVEPFEVVFRHLSVQEIENYVAKEQPLDSAGSFRMEGIGIALFEKLEGRDPNALIGLPLIALCDMLRQAGLDPLGAS, from the coding sequence ATGACCGAGCCATCAAGCAGTCAGGCATCAACGACCGAGCTGGTACTGGCCTCCAGCTCGCGTTGGCGACGCGAGCTACTGGATCGACTGCAGCTCCCCTACCAATGCTATTCGCCGGATATTGATGAAACGCCCCATAGTGGCGAAACACCCCACGCTCTGGTCCATCGACTAGCGCTCAGCAAAGCTAACGCCGTTGCGCACCATTTTCCCCATCACTGCATTATCGGCTCTGACCAAGTAGCAGTATTTGAAGGCGACATTCTTGGCAAACCGCATACCGAAGCCAAGGCACGCGCTAATCTAAGCCGCTTTTCCGGCCAGCGTGTCACTTTTTTGACCGGTTTAGCGCTGCTGGATACACGCCACCAGCGTCATCAGGTACACGTCGAGCCATTCGAGGTGGTTTTCCGCCACTTGAGCGTCCAGGAAATTGAAAACTATGTCGCCAAAGAACAGCCACTCGACAGCGCTGGCAGCTTTCGAATGGAAGGCATAGGCATAGCGCTGTTTGAGAAGCTTGAAGGCCGCGACCCTAACGCATTGATTGGGTTACCACTGATTGCGCTTTGCGACATGCTGCGCCAAGCGGGTTTAGACCCGCTTGGCGCCTCCTGA
- a CDS encoding YceD family protein, with the protein MLTSQLPSRVEPYKLAARHERIEGLVALDKLPRLAEEAGVQTGDCHVVLEFGVDAQGRREIRGHLQATLALACRRCLVPLPQEVSSDFLLGMVTDEALAAELPASHEPVLVEKEQLDLLTVVEDELILSLPQVVYHDEAECHVSAEQLVSKTEGAAAETTPATNPFAVLNVLKGKK; encoded by the coding sequence ATGTTGACCTCACAACTCCCCAGTCGGGTTGAGCCTTATAAGCTCGCAGCCCGCCACGAACGAATCGAAGGCTTGGTAGCGCTGGATAAACTGCCACGTCTTGCCGAAGAAGCGGGTGTCCAAACCGGCGACTGTCATGTCGTGCTTGAGTTTGGCGTCGATGCTCAAGGTCGTCGTGAAATTCGTGGCCACTTGCAAGCGACGTTGGCGCTTGCCTGCCGACGCTGCCTAGTGCCGCTGCCTCAAGAGGTGAGCAGTGACTTTTTGCTTGGAATGGTCACTGACGAAGCCTTAGCGGCCGAGTTGCCTGCTAGTCATGAACCGGTGCTGGTGGAAAAGGAACAGCTGGATCTTTTGACGGTGGTTGAGGATGAATTGATTCTTAGCCTGCCTCAAGTGGTCTATCACGATGAAGCCGAATGTCATGTCTCGGCGGAGCAGCTGGTCAGCAAAACAGAAGGCGCGGCGGCAGAAACAACGCCAGCGACGAATCCATTCGCGGTGCTCAATGTCTTAAAAGGCAAAAAATAA
- the rpmF gene encoding 50S ribosomal protein L32 produces MAVQQNRKTRSKRGMRRSHDALTAPTLSQDKETGTTHLRHHISPDGFYRGRKVIEV; encoded by the coding sequence ATGGCAGTTCAACAGAACCGTAAAACTCGTTCCAAGCGCGGCATGCGTCGTAGCCACGATGCACTGACCGCTCCGACGCTGTCTCAAGACAAAGAAACCGGTACGACTCACCTGCGTCACCACATTTCTCCAGACGGTTTCTACCGTGGTCGTAAAGTGATTGAGGTATAA
- the plsX gene encoding phosphate acyltransferase PlsX: MRLAIDVMGGDQGPHAIITGAAKAVVEHPDLELILFGPRQQILAELSRLPQPLAAATSRLVAREAPDCIMPSTTAAWALRRGQATSMVRMLRSVAQGEAVAGVSAGNTAALVALARRELGMVEGISRPAISTAIPARQGRRCYLLDLGANVDSPAHRLVDFALMGAAMAQCVDGTAMPRVALLNVGAEATKGCASVREADRLLREHANSGAFDYQGYAEGGDLFKGQLDVVVCDGFVGNAVLKASEGLTSMLVERVQMAFESRLSGRLASLLAKPVLRRLKQELDPVRYNGASLLGLRGIVVKSHGSTHADGFYYAIQRALQEVEHNLPARIAGRWQAPLSEAVAPASHD, from the coding sequence ATGCGCCTAGCGATAGATGTGATGGGGGGTGACCAAGGCCCTCATGCGATTATCACAGGTGCTGCAAAGGCAGTGGTGGAACACCCAGACCTTGAGCTGATTCTGTTTGGCCCGCGTCAGCAGATTCTTGCTGAGCTTTCACGCTTGCCGCAGCCTCTGGCTGCGGCAACGTCACGTTTGGTGGCGCGAGAAGCACCTGACTGCATTATGCCATCGACAACCGCTGCCTGGGCGCTGCGCAGGGGGCAGGCGACCAGTATGGTGCGCATGCTGCGAAGTGTCGCTCAGGGCGAGGCGGTTGCCGGTGTAAGTGCGGGTAATACGGCAGCGCTTGTGGCATTAGCAAGGCGCGAGCTGGGGATGGTCGAGGGTATTTCTCGGCCAGCGATCAGTACCGCGATTCCAGCGCGCCAAGGGCGTCGCTGTTATTTGCTGGACTTAGGCGCCAATGTGGACTCTCCCGCTCATCGGCTGGTGGATTTTGCGCTAATGGGCGCGGCGATGGCGCAGTGTGTCGATGGCACGGCTATGCCACGTGTTGCGCTGCTCAATGTTGGTGCTGAGGCCACTAAAGGATGCGCCAGCGTTCGCGAAGCTGATCGTTTGCTGCGCGAGCATGCCAATAGTGGTGCTTTTGATTATCAAGGTTATGCCGAGGGTGGTGACCTGTTTAAAGGCCAGCTTGACGTCGTGGTATGCGATGGCTTTGTGGGTAACGCTGTGCTCAAGGCAAGCGAAGGGTTGACCAGTATGTTGGTTGAACGCGTACAGATGGCGTTTGAATCGCGCTTAAGTGGCCGTTTAGCAAGCCTACTGGCCAAGCCTGTGTTGAGGCGTTTAAAGCAGGAGTTAGATCCTGTGCGCTATAACGGGGCCAGTTTGTTGGGGTTGCGCGGTATCGTGGTGAAAAGTCACGGCAGTACCCATGCCGATGGTTTCTACTACGCTATCCAGCGTGCTCTTCAGGAAGTAGAACATAATTTACCTGCGCGGATCGCAGGCCGTTGGCAGGCGCCATTAAGTGAAGCAGTGGCACCTGCGAGCCATGATTAG
- the fabD gene encoding ACP S-malonyltransferase yields MSQPLALIFPGQGSQQVGMLRELAERYSVVGTTFEEASDALGYDLWKVVQEGPEASLNATACTQPALLSASVAIWRVWQELEGPRPTVMAGHSLGEYSAMVCAGVMSFAEGVNLVRLRGEAMQEAVPAGEGGMAAILGLADEAVEAACEKAAQGDVVSAVNYNSPGQVVVAGSKAAVERAIVACQEAGAKRAMSLPVSVPSHCALMRPAAERLAEAMQSIKLRAPRYTVIQNVDAKAHADTATLRTRLIEQLYQPVRWSACVEAMASQGVEVFIECGPGKVLTGLNKRIVKGSKGLAVNDPDSLNAALELARETLADKA; encoded by the coding sequence ATGTCTCAACCCCTTGCCCTCATTTTCCCCGGGCAAGGCTCTCAGCAGGTTGGAATGCTGCGAGAGCTGGCCGAGCGCTATAGTGTGGTGGGAACGACATTTGAGGAAGCGTCGGATGCTTTGGGCTACGACTTATGGAAAGTCGTCCAAGAGGGTCCTGAAGCATCGCTTAATGCAACCGCGTGCACCCAGCCCGCATTACTTTCTGCCAGCGTCGCTATTTGGCGCGTTTGGCAGGAGCTAGAAGGGCCTCGGCCTACTGTAATGGCGGGCCATAGCTTGGGCGAATACAGCGCGATGGTGTGCGCTGGCGTCATGAGCTTTGCCGAAGGCGTTAACTTAGTGCGTCTGCGCGGTGAGGCCATGCAGGAGGCCGTTCCCGCGGGTGAAGGTGGTATGGCAGCCATCCTTGGTTTGGCAGACGAGGCGGTTGAAGCCGCCTGTGAAAAAGCCGCCCAGGGCGACGTGGTGTCTGCTGTCAACTACAACTCCCCTGGGCAGGTCGTAGTGGCAGGCTCTAAAGCAGCCGTGGAGCGGGCTATCGTTGCCTGCCAAGAAGCGGGGGCCAAGCGCGCTATGTCATTGCCCGTTTCCGTTCCTTCGCATTGTGCGTTAATGCGCCCGGCCGCCGAGCGCCTAGCGGAGGCTATGCAGTCGATTAAATTGCGAGCGCCACGCTATACCGTGATTCAAAATGTTGACGCCAAGGCGCATGCTGATACCGCTACACTGCGTACACGCCTCATCGAACAGCTTTATCAACCAGTGCGCTGGAGCGCCTGCGTTGAGGCAATGGCCAGTCAAGGCGTTGAAGTATTTATTGAGTGCGGGCCTGGAAAGGTGTTGACCGGTCTCAATAAGCGTATCGTGAAGGGTAGCAAGGGGTTGGCAGTGAATGATCCTGACAGCCTGAATGCTGCGCTTGAGCTGGCGCGTGAAACGTTAGCTGATAAAGCGTGA
- the fabG gene encoding 3-oxoacyl-ACP reductase FabG → MTQESRVALVTGASRGIGQAIARELGRQGHIVIGTATSESGAEKIDADLKENGIEGAGLCLNVTDQASIDSVLKTITERFGAPTILVNNAGITRDNLLMRMKEDEWDSVMDTNLKSVYRVSKACLRGMTKARFGRIVSISSVVATMGNLGQTNYAAAKAGMEGFSRALAREVSSRAITVNAVAPGFIATDMTEALPEAQHEMLLKQIPLARLGAPEEIAAAVGFLTSDAAGYITGETLHVNGGMNMR, encoded by the coding sequence ATGACCCAAGAAAGTAGAGTTGCCCTGGTAACAGGGGCCAGTCGCGGTATTGGCCAGGCCATTGCTCGTGAGCTAGGCCGTCAAGGCCATATCGTCATTGGCACAGCGACCAGCGAATCCGGTGCTGAGAAAATTGATGCTGATTTAAAAGAGAATGGCATAGAAGGCGCAGGTCTGTGTCTTAACGTGACCGACCAGGCCAGCATTGACAGCGTATTGAAAACCATCACTGAGCGCTTTGGTGCGCCGACCATTTTGGTTAACAATGCCGGTATCACGCGAGACAATTTGCTGATGCGTATGAAGGAAGATGAGTGGGACTCCGTGATGGATACCAACTTAAAATCTGTCTATCGTGTTAGTAAGGCGTGTTTGCGGGGTATGACCAAGGCGCGTTTTGGGCGTATTGTGTCGATCAGCTCTGTAGTGGCAACCATGGGCAACCTGGGCCAAACTAACTATGCTGCAGCCAAAGCCGGTATGGAGGGGTTTAGCAGAGCCTTGGCGCGTGAGGTATCCTCGCGAGCAATCACGGTGAATGCGGTGGCGCCGGGCTTTATTGCCACCGATATGACCGAGGCGCTGCCCGAAGCCCAGCATGAAATGTTACTTAAGCAAATTCCGTTGGCTCGCTTAGGGGCGCCGGAAGAGATCGCCGCAGCGGTTGGCTTTCTGACCAGTGATGCAGCCGGTTACATCACCGGTGAGACGCTTCACGTGAATGGCGGCATGAATATGCGTTGA
- the acpP gene encoding acyl carrier protein has protein sequence MSTIEERVKKVVAERLNVKEEDIQNSSSFTEDLGADSLDTVELVMALEEEFDTEIPDEEAEKITTVQEAIDYVNAHQ, from the coding sequence ATGAGTACTATTGAAGAGCGCGTTAAGAAAGTGGTAGCAGAGCGCCTGAACGTTAAAGAAGAAGACATCCAAAACAGCTCTTCTTTTACAGAAGACTTGGGTGCTGATTCGCTCGACACCGTTGAGCTGGTCATGGCTTTGGAAGAGGAATTCGATACTGAAATTCCTGATGAAGAAGCCGAGAAAATCACCACGGTTCAAGAAGCCATCGATTACGTGAACGCCCACCAGTAA